The stretch of DNA CTcaatatatatgattttattaCACCTTTCATGCACTAAACCCAGGTTATATATTGAACCAAGTTATCTAATATATTATGGAAGCTTAGCATGTCAATACACCATAAATCATAAGAGAACAACTGAGATATAACAATAATCCGCAGGAAAAAAGAAACGAATTGAATCCCCAGGCAACATAAACCAAAAAGAACAACATGTGGAAACCACAAAGCTGCAATTTTTAAGGAGATCAACCAGGAAAAATGGCATTTTCATAGGAGAAAAAGGGGGAAATTGGATGATCAAGctacaaaacaaaagaaatcaaATCAATACCCACGAGATAGCATAAAATTCCCAACCAAATTCGAAAAGTATGAAGCTTTCAGGAGGAAACGGGGAGGGGAGTACCTGGTCGAGATCTAGGGCGCCGAGGAGCGAAAATTAGGGCAAAAACGGGTGGAAAAGAGGGCTAAAAGTGCCGAGCTTTCGCGATAAGAGCCCTAGGAAAAGGGCGAAGGGAAACAaatggctctctctctctctctctctctttctctctcccaatccctttctctctctacggaaATAGCCAAAAGAAACAAATTGCACCACTCACCCCCACTATAGATTCTTCTCCCCGTACAGTTTATACGCATATACTTATTAGAAgagtaaaattatattatggccccctcaactatagcaaCATTTGAAATGGGACCCtcaattattcttttctttttctttttctttttctttttgagagaaacAACCATTCTTTTGTCAAGACctcttaatttctaatttttaaaaattaactaatcttagtcaaaaaaaaatattacaaattttatcaaatttattgataatttaaCGGAATTTAATgacttgattattttttttttaccaaataaaacttaaaacttggtctaataataattaaaaactaatatagttattaagttttataaactttttatctttttaagtataaaaaataaaaaatttaaataaaaagtctcaatcaaaaaaaaaaaaagaaaattgggtCTATTCCAGTATTGTCCATAGTTGAGGCagtttctatacatttttacccacTTGGAGGTGGGGATGGACACGTGTTTTCCACGTGACGTATAGACCGCAATTTCCCCAACTCGATCTCACGGTCCAGGTTAAAACTTAAATGAGAGAAAGTATTGCGTGCACCGTAGAGCGTACACCGGGTTCTCCAGCATTTACTTGCCAATAAAAAGatcataaaaaatcaaaatttaaatattagatatGATTTATGATGACACTCAAAATGGTATCAAAGTTTTAAGATAtaactttttgcttttttttttttaggtaataaataataaagttttcaggaaaattaaaaataggatATTGGGCTTTGGAATGAGTCTACGACCCCTGGGCAATTGAAAAGGCAAATTAAAGACCCGGTGTATACACAAGGTTCATGCATAAATTGTCCGTTGGGAGGTGGCCCAAACGTGGGGCCCACCGAAAGTACTTTGAAAACGAACAGTTGGAGCACGCAGAGCGAAATCATCGGTGTAACGGTTACACACCGTGGCCGTGATTTAATGCGGATGAGTGATGGGTCCCACGTGTCAGGTACAGGACCGCTGTATATAACCGCTACACCGAAAAGGCCACCCCGTGATCGGATCATGTGCTTTAAGATTCGGGCTCCTGATTAAATGATGAGCAACGGTGCGAGAGGGTTTGGTACTTGCGTCCGCAACAAGCCCAAAATGATGAGCGCATTGGTAGGAGTATtctaaaacgtaccccaatgCCCCCCATACTTATTTATTAAATCTTTAATATTGTgcttcaatatataaaaaagtggGATTATATTAGAAAAGGAGTTTAATTCGTGAGACGGTAACGAGAACATAAACAAGAGTAGTTGTATTAATAACAGgtgatataaatttaattaaatttactgAATTTATTtgtcaatataaaaataaacatctGACAACAATCTCAcgcatttattatattttatatttctttatgTAAAGTGAACTTGGGCGTATATAATAAACTATTTGCCaaattaatagtaataaataataaatatgctTAGCCCTTTTTTTATTGTcaaattgattgattgattaatttcatgtacaaaaagaaaGCTCCTTGATTGTAGATatgttttgtatttaaattagatatgttttgtatttaaattatGTCCTCTCACGAATAGTTAggatattattgttgttgttgatgaCCACATtgattattactattattattattattattattattattggggGATTCGTGAATAAAGGGTGGTTAGGAATGGTGAGCATGTTTGGCATCATATCCCCTTGATTGGTGATTATTATATTTGTCATAATTTTGTGATGGTGAGGCATTATCTAAAGCaagagtaaaaaataaaagaggcttttatttttataactcatgaagtttttttttttttttttttttttttttttttttttttttttttttNttttttttttttttttttctataggaCTGTAGGTCAAGTATTTGATGGGTACCTTTTTTAggggaaaaagaaggaaatttAAAATGGCTTGATGGGCCAGTATGAGTTCATTATCTCGATAATGTCAATATGATTccaacaacttttttttttaaagaaaaatatatatgccaaattattcatttcttattttttttaaaaaataaatttagttagaaatataaaataattacacTTGAAATTTGGAATCTCAAGTTACAAGCAATTAAATTCTTAGCCAAATATTGAAAAAGTAATTACTCTGAAAACTCAAGTTTTAATATGCCACAACACACGATAGGTCTGAGACGATCTAGACGGGGAAGGAGCCGAGGCAGGCGAATGGATCGTGAGAAATAGAATATGCGACACGTAACCTCTCTGAaaactgaaattttaatatattattattattattattatcattcacGTAACTTGGTTATTTGGACTACCAATATCTAGCCCTGTTAATGCAATTGCACTTCATCAAAGAAAAATGCTTGTAAAATAGTGGTTTCGTTTAAAAGATAAGagttttttcataattttgatGTATTCATTAAGATATGGACCTATAAAGTAAGTGATTGGGCGAGCACAAGGCCCAATTGAGCTTGAATTTTATccccaaaatttttaaaattaaaaggaaaaggaaattgCTAAAGCAAGAGACATGGGCGCCTCCCTCTCTacgctttttcttttctctcNCTTGATGGGCCAGTATGAGTTTATTATCTCGATAATGTCAATATGATTccaacaactttttttttttaagaaaaatatatataccaaattattcatttcttatttttttaaaaaaaataaatttagttagaaatataaaataattacacTTGGAATTTGGAATCTCAAGTTACAAGTAATTAAATTCTTAGCCAAATATTGAAAAAGTAATTACTCTGAAAACTCAAGTTTTAATATGCCACAACACACGGTAGGTCTGAGACGATCTAGAGAGGGAAGGAGGCAAGGCGGGTGAACGGATCGTGAGAAATAGAATATGCAGGTAACTTCTCTGAGaactgaaattttaatatatctattgattattattattattattatcatttacgTAACTTGGTTATTTGGGCTACCAATATCTAGCCCTGTTAATGCAATTAATTGCACTTCATCGAAGAAAAATGCTTGTAAAATAGTGGTTTCGTTTAAAAGATAAGagttttttcataattttgatGTACTCATTAAGATATGGACCTATAAAGTAAGTGATTGGGCGAACACAAGGCCCAATTGAGCTTGGATTTTATCCCcaaattcttaaaattaaaaggaaaaggaaattgCTAAAGCAAGAGACATGGGCGCCTCCCTCTCtatgctttttcttttctctccattTCATTTTTGAGAGAACTTTtctccactttttttttctcctttttgcttttttgatgATTCCATAAGAATTAAAGACTCATTATCTTATAGCACTTCTAGGCAAGTATCTATATAAACTCGATGTCGAGAGCACTAagtcttaaatttaaacttatatagAAACTCAATTCTTTTAAGCTTAACTCGTGGActatcatagttgattcacattttcaactaagcttatttctaaataaaataaatgaagcgaatagtatactatctatctctcaaaaaaacctCGTGGGCTACTATAGCTTTGATAGCTCCTCTTCACTTATCAAATGAATAAAGGATTAAATTTGGGCTCGGTGGGTATATATCAAAGCACGTGCCAacacacagaaaaaaaaaaaacaaaaaacaaaaaacaaaaaaaaaagccttggATTCTTGAGCTTCTCTCTTCCCTAGATTGAAACATGTTATAGCACACCTGTATATTATTTAAGTTGATAAAGTTTTAGGGTTTggtagcaaagggcttggtggttgatatccgagcttccaaattcaaatcctaattgattcatatttctagctaagtttatttctaaatgaaataaacgaagcgggtaacgtgctacctatctctcaaaaaaaaaaaattgataaagttTTCTCTCCTGCTCCTACCAATCACTTGCTTCCTGAAAGAtaaaatgaaaggaaaaaaataaataattcagtGGATGAGACTATTTTTCACCCTTAATTAATGAGCCTAAGACCTTTAATAAGCTGTAACATATATACCTAGCTACTATATGTTGTGCACTTCGCTTACTATTTTCTTGTTGTTTACTATACTAATTTGCagcacaaaaaagaaaaagccaacaAGTAGATTAATCCTTATAAATAAACTATACtggtgaaagaaaagaaattaactCCCATTTTATGCACCACCTCCCCAAAGTTTAAGCACCTACTAATGCATTAGTATGaggctcttcttttttttttactcaaaaataaagattttttattttttggattgaAAAGGAAGAGTACGTAATACGTTATAAGTTGAGTATTATTCTATTGGGCCGAGGCAAGATCCTTCTAGGAGCTGTCTCCTCATCATCTTGACTAGAAATAAATGCATCAAAATCCATGAATTGTACCTAGCTATTAACTTGTTTTAGTATTTTAATCCTCAGGTGCATATGCTCACACAACTCGATCTACAAAAGAAACCTAGTCCCCTTCATctccatcccctctctctctctctttcactctccCACTCTCTTTTCTTGTGATTCATTTCTCTGTCCTCTTCTTTTTCCCTCTTGTTCGCCATCGCCGACTGCTCGCGGCGGAGTCAGAAACTGAAGCTGCAGCAATAATAGCTAGATCCAATGCTCTTTCTCATCTTGAGCTTAACATTAGGCTCAGGAAGCTGGTGTAGCCAAGGATGACTTGCCAGCGCTGCGGATCGGAACTGCTTGCTCTAGCTTCTCTTGAAAGCAATTCTAGAGGAAGTTTGGCAAGTCGTCCTTGGCTACATTTTGCGTCTTGCTCCTCATGTTAAGCATGTGGGGATTACATACACGATGAATCAGCATTAAAAGGCTCCTTGCCTATTTGGATTTCGAAATAAGTTATCTGCAGGTGCATgaagatatatatgtatatgtatacatttCTAATTACAACAATGTGTTTAACTTTTAGCTATTGtgaattcaatttttttcaacatTCAAGGATAATATGTTCCATCTGCGACAAAATTATGCATCTGTAAAACGAAGATAAGCCGAACAAAATAGTCATGCATCCAACCAGTCCCTTAGAAATTTCATAGGCTTTAATCAATCCCTTTTTGCTGCATTTACTACATCCTTTGTGCTGTTTGGCACAATATAACAGTtacatatatacttttttttcccaCCAATCATTCAGGAAAATGTGCCAGTTTACTACATTGaacaaaatagaatttttaatttaatttagcgctaacaatttaatttcattATAACTTTAAACCTTACAATTAATAGTGTAGAAatgcaaaaatttttaaaatttttttgccgGATAGAGCCAAGCGTATAACAAATATAAATGTGTTCCATGCTCCCTGAAAAAATTTGACGACCACAGAAACCaatcttagttttttttttttttattaatcttcTATTTCCTAATCTGGCAAAAGTATGTTTCACACACTTTTATGATCACCAACCAATAAACTTGAAGCAACAGCAACATTCAATTCATAATACAACTGACCAAGTCAGTTTTTCAACCCTCCTTTATCACACAGCAATATAGCCATCTTGTGATACATACAACAAGATAAGTTGTTTTCAAGCTGATCTACTTTTCCTCACATGCAATGTGTGAATACAACATTAGAGCCAGATAGAGTAACAATCACAACCACATgcaaaaaaaacacaaaaaaaaaaagagagagaaaaaatcaaCTTCAAATGCAGATGAAAAGGAATTGCAATATTATTATGAAAGAAGTCACAAGTATAACAAAGCTAATAACTCATTAAGACTCGAACACGACATAACGAAATCCTACAGAAACCATTCAACATCTTAAGAAGCCTAATCCCAAAGCTCAATACTACCCAGCAGGCTCTGGTAAATAAAAAAGCTTAGCCTGCAACGAAGATTGCCAGACTGTAGCCGCGACAAACAACTACAAAGAGCAACAAACAAGAAAACTGTACAATTAGATGAGAGATGAGATGGAATAAAAACATCATCTCATCTTCCATCAGTAACTTCAACCTTGTTTTCGGAATACTAGTTAGCTACTAGTGGTGAAAACAAAGGAAGTTTTGGGGTTGTAGGTGCAGCTTCCGGGAGAACCACTGGGTTCATCGTGTAGTCGAAAGCGAGGTCCTTGTTTGAAGCCAAAGCCATGAGCTCTGATTCCTCGAGCCCCTTTGCCGGCCCCAAGCTACACCTCTCTGGGGTGTGCTTTGCTAATGCATCTTTAAATTTCTTTATCTGCAATTTAAGGAAGAAAAATGTGGTTCATTATTAGCAAATTAATGAGTTAAAAATATAGAATGATTTCTTCAGGAAACAAAAGTGATAGCGAAACAACggtttttctccaaaaactAAACTTAAGCTACCAGAAGATGGCGTTTTGATTATTTACACTGAACGCTCATCCGCACACGTGGGTAGATTTCGACACAAGCCCTAAACATgaatttttctttccttttgacTGTAATAAAACAGGGAAAATTGACATAAACGGAAGGTAACTGGATGAGAATAGGATCATGAAATACCAATTGAAACAATTGTTTGTCTCTAGAAACAAATCTTAAGACACCAATGACCGTTTATTCCGATCATACATACCGACCATGATAGCCAACAATTTAACAGAAAAACCATTAACCAAAGATTTCAAAGGATTAACGAGCCACATTCATTCTCAAGATTATTGAGATTAAATGGGTAGCTTAAAGACTTATAATGAACCAAATTTAACATTAAACTAGGGACGAAATGTGAAAGATGGGATCTTACTGTTGCATTTGTGCAGCTGAAGCTGCATAGGCGGCCCTGCGCTCCCCTATAAAATCTAAAGAACGGAAGAACATGGACATTCAAGCTATAACACATGGACTTGTGAGTCTCGTAATTTACTTGCAGGAAGACGGCATCCGGGTTCATCCCCGCAAATTGGCAAATCTGTATACAATAAAGTAGATCAGAATTAAACCATACAAGTTCAGAAATAATCAATAACCAACATAAACAAGACTGTAAAAAAAGATACCAATGCATAAAGCTATTATCAATCCATTAAATTGAGgttcttattaaatttaagtgtGATTCTATTAAACTTAAACTAATTTGAACACTTTTTCAGCTGACGAACTTCAGATTAAATTTACTATCGATGGCTAATAGCTAACAAAAATCAAAACAGCTAAAATTTTATGCAAGTATCAATcacaaattacaaaaaaaagaaagaaggaaactGGCCCCTTTTGACAATGGTCTCGATACTTTTTAACCTAAAATATAAATGCAGCATATATTTGTAGAAATTATACCTTAGGATGAAGTGCTCTACATCCTCCACAACCAGGGGAGTAGAAATCCATTATAACGAGCTTGTCCCCGGCATTCAACAAGGTGTCGACGAGATCCTGCGTCGACTCGATCTCCTTCATGTTGGGCTGGAGTGATTTTTCCCACCATTTCATAGCATTCCCAATGCAATGACTCAactacaatttaaaataaaattcattaatgAATATGAAACCAAaatttcctcaaaaaaaaatttattacagTTTCCCTGTGCAAAAAAaccaattttaaattaaatatatatatatatatatatatatatatatatataaagttatacACACAAAAACNNNNNNNNNNNNNNNNNGCATAAATATATGTAAGTCGAGTGAGGGATTTTATTAAACTCAGTCAcaattctattaaatttaacaacttTGAGcaattataatcaaataaaaactgCATGTAGTCACAATTAATCATCTCACATAACCATTAAAACAAAGGAACCCTAAATCGATCGAAAGAACTAAACaaattaacccaaattaacGCCCAAAAAAAACCAAAGTACCTTCGCATGCGGCGAATCGAGATTCCTCCTCATGGGTAACGTTGCCGGAGCTTCCGACACCAATCTCCCCCGTTGAAAACCCACAATTTGCGAAGAACCCCTCTCATCCTCCACCGTAACAGAGGAGCCCCGAGGGAATCGCGCGCAGGGTGGGCTCTTTTTAGGGTTAGAAAACGACACATAACGATGCCCACGTGGTAATACGAGGGTTTCCCTCGCCAAAGCCTCCGCCATGGATCCCACAATCCAAGCTTTTTCccttgaaaatgatcaaaaaaatcgaaaacgaTGGCGCACTAGCGAGAGAGGACTAAGAAGAGGAAAGGCGACAGGTTTGAGAGGGGAATGTATATGTCGAACCGGAAAAAGGAAAATGGGCGAAACGGGAAACGGCGCCGTAACGGATTTTGACAAACCTTATCACGCGTGGATGAGGCAAAATTGTATcgaaccccctcaactatatggaATTTTGTATTAGACTCCTAAACAGGTATTTTTCTCATTAATAAACTTACATATAGAGAAGGTGTAGATGAAATAAATCAAGGTTGAAGGGTAAATTTGTTAAAGGTGATGTAGTGTAGAGAAATGTTTTAGTTTAGGGGCCTCGACGCGATTTAACGGATAGGGATGAAAAAATCCCGCTTGTTTCGCTCCGTTCCGTTACTGAACACTGTAAGAACGAATCACGACCGTCCATCTCTCGATCGCAACTCTCTCTTCCGTCCAGATTCAGATATTTCTATTAGTGGATAAATGTTgggtaaaaatagaaattaaattttgtaagaattaggctaattatttatttatttattttagccACGACTATGGATAAATCACGGATATTTCGGGGTTGTGAAATTTATCAACAAATAAAATGATTGTCatgtttttttaatgtaaaaatttattaattctagTGCAGTTAGTTAATAACTTGACGATTAATATTTAagatctaaattcaaattttattgttaatttttaattattaatcaactgttaattttttacttttttaactaaataaaaaaataataaaaattctaaatttaaaaaatattgataaaaacaTGTTGAGGGGGACCGGatctgatatatatatttaccaaATCTATCACATAA from Ananas comosus cultivar F153 linkage group 18, ASM154086v1, whole genome shotgun sequence encodes:
- the LOC109723719 gene encoding thioredoxin-like 1-1, chloroplastic translates to MAEALARETLVLPRGHRYVSFSNPKKSPPCARFPRGSSVTVEDERGSSQIVGFQRGRLVSEAPATLPMRRNLDSPHAKLSHCIGNAMKWWEKSLQPNMKEIESTQDLVDTLLNAGDKLVIMDFYSPGCGGCRALHPKICQFAGMNPDAVFLQVNYETHKSMCYSLNVHVLPFFRFYRGAQGRLCSFSCTNATIKKFKDALAKHTPERCSLGPAKGLEESELMALASNKDLAFDYTMNPVVLPEAAPTTPKLPLFSPLVAN